In Clostridium sp., one DNA window encodes the following:
- a CDS encoding flagellar basal-body rod protein FlgG gives MIRSFYTAVSGMITQEAKQDVLTNNIANANTVGFKQDDLSVGDFGEMLLQNYDKVVGGKNVRNVIGDISLGSRVNGVNSEFSSGTIQDTGIATDFAIDGRGFFAVSRQEGNGNTTYYTRDGHFHVNINGILVDDAGDTVLARNTQTGALGPVDVGNGKMVCDSQGNISIDGTQRYKLDTVDFNDYNALTKVGDNLYSGNGAVESNAVNVKQNSLESSNVNVVNAMADMLTTMRTFETNQKAVQSIDETLDKLVNEVGRV, from the coding sequence ATGATTAGAAGCTTTTATACGGCAGTTTCAGGAATGATAACACAGGAAGCAAAGCAGGATGTACTTACGAATAATATTGCAAATGCCAATACTGTTGGTTTCAAGCAGGATGATCTTTCAGTTGGAGATTTTGGAGAAATGCTTCTTCAGAATTATGACAAGGTAGTTGGTGGAAAGAATGTAAGGAATGTTATAGGTGATATAAGTCTTGGAAGTAGAGTAAACGGCGTGAATTCCGAATTCAGCAGTGGTACTATTCAGGATACGGGAATAGCTACGGATTTTGCCATAGACGGGAGGGGATTTTTTGCAGTGTCCAGGCAGGAAGGCAATGGCAATACTACATATTATACTAGAGACGGACACTTCCACGTAAATATAAACGGAATTCTTGTGGATGATGCAGGAGATACGGTACTTGCCAGGAATACTCAAACTGGTGCATTGGGGCCTGTGGATGTTGGAAATGGAAAGATGGTATGTGATTCCCAGGGAAATATAAGTATAGACGGTACCCAAAGATACAAATTGGATACTGTTGATTTCAATGACTACAATGCTCTCACCAAGGTAGGAGACAATCTATACAGTGGAAATGGTGCCGTAGAGTCCAACGCTGTGAATGTAAAGCAGAATTCCCTTGAAAGCTCGAATGTGAATGTAGTAAATGCAATGGCAGACATGCTTACTACAATGAGAACTTTTGAGACAAATCAGAAGGCGGTACAGTCAATAGATGAAACTTTGGATAAGCTTGTAAATGAAGTTGGAAGGGTCTGA
- the flhA gene encoding flagellar biosynthesis protein FlhA, whose protein sequence is MAMVVIMVVFMIIIPLPSKLLDIFIAFNITLSIVIILLTMFTTEILQFSVFPTLLLITTLFRVALNISSVRLILRDAYAGEVINAFGGFVVGGNYVVGIIIFLIIIIVQFIVITNGASRVAEVSARFTLDAMPGKQMSIDADLNSGLIDEKGARDRRTKLQKEADFYGAMDGASKFVKGDAIASLIIVVINAVAGIVMGVVFHGMDAATAAQTYTRLTIGDGLVSQIPALLISTASGILVTRSGSNENFGTLAVKQLTGFPKVIGIAGAVLLFMAMIPGLPHIAFLVLSAFCVAAAYFLYKDELQRNMEQIHAEQQQISEIEDKEPENVMNLISVEPMEVEIGYGLIPLADESSGGDLLQRITSVRRQCAIEMGIIVQPIRIRDNLQLSTNEYVIKIRGTVVAKGELMPNMLLCMDPANGENTIAGISTKEPSFGLPATWINNDQREEAEIKGFTVVDPTTVMVTHLTETIKKHSHELIGRQEVKLILDSVKEKYPTVVEELIPDLLTIGEVQKVLQNLLRERVPIKDMVTILESLADNSRNTKDIELLTEYVRFALGRSICNSLIDDNNTITVVTLSQQLEDIVGQNIQKSMQGSFPAIDPDTTSKVLASIRKVLDSVYFYDNQPVILVSPKIRAAFRKLIEMVFPSVNVLSLNEIPNDVEIKTEGVVSI, encoded by the coding sequence ATGGCAATGGTTGTTATAATGGTGGTATTTATGATTATAATTCCACTTCCTTCCAAATTACTGGATATATTTATTGCCTTCAATATAACCCTGTCAATAGTTATCATACTTTTAACAATGTTTACCACGGAGATATTGCAGTTTTCAGTATTTCCTACACTGCTCTTGATAACTACCCTGTTCAGGGTTGCCCTGAATATCTCATCTGTAAGACTCATACTCAGGGATGCTTATGCAGGTGAAGTTATAAATGCTTTTGGAGGGTTTGTCGTAGGAGGCAATTATGTAGTCGGAATAATTATATTCCTGATTATAATAATAGTTCAGTTTATTGTAATAACCAATGGAGCAAGCAGGGTTGCAGAGGTTTCAGCCAGATTCACACTGGATGCAATGCCTGGAAAACAGATGAGCATAGATGCAGATTTGAACTCGGGACTTATTGATGAAAAAGGTGCGAGAGACAGAAGGACGAAACTCCAGAAGGAGGCGGACTTCTATGGTGCCATGGATGGTGCCTCGAAATTTGTAAAAGGAGATGCAATAGCATCACTTATAATTGTAGTTATAAATGCAGTAGCCGGAATTGTTATGGGTGTAGTATTCCATGGAATGGATGCAGCTACTGCTGCACAGACTTATACAAGGCTTACTATAGGAGACGGACTGGTATCACAGATACCTGCCCTTTTGATATCTACGGCATCAGGTATACTGGTTACACGTTCTGGAAGCAACGAAAATTTTGGTACCCTGGCTGTGAAGCAGCTTACAGGATTTCCAAAGGTAATAGGTATTGCCGGTGCCGTACTTCTTTTTATGGCAATGATACCAGGACTTCCGCACATAGCATTTTTGGTCCTGTCTGCTTTCTGTGTAGCCGCCGCATATTTTCTGTACAAGGATGAACTTCAGAGAAATATGGAGCAGATACATGCAGAACAGCAGCAGATTTCCGAGATAGAGGATAAAGAGCCTGAAAATGTGATGAATCTTATATCCGTAGAGCCCATGGAGGTGGAAATAGGCTATGGCTTGATTCCACTTGCAGATGAAAGCTCAGGGGGAGATCTGCTGCAGAGAATAACTTCCGTCAGAAGACAGTGTGCCATAGAAATGGGTATTATAGTCCAGCCCATAAGAATAAGGGACAATCTGCAGCTTAGCACAAATGAGTATGTGATAAAGATACGTGGGACTGTTGTGGCAAAAGGAGAGCTCATGCCAAACATGCTTCTATGTATGGACCCTGCCAATGGGGAAAACACGATTGCAGGTATAAGTACAAAGGAGCCGTCTTTTGGACTGCCGGCTACGTGGATAAACAACGACCAGAGGGAAGAGGCGGAAATAAAGGGATTTACCGTGGTAGATCCTACTACGGTAATGGTGACGCATCTTACTGAAACAATCAAGAAGCATTCCCATGAGCTTATTGGAAGACAGGAGGTCAAACTCATACTTGACTCCGTCAAGGAAAAGTATCCTACTGTGGTTGAGGAACTCATACCTGACCTGCTTACAATAGGAGAGGTACAGAAGGTACTTCAAAATCTTCTCCGGGAGAGGGTACCTATAAAGGATATGGTTACAATACTGGAATCCCTGGCAGACAACTCTAGAAATACCAAGGATATAGAACTGCTTACCGAATATGTGAGATTTGCCCTTGGAAGGAGCATATGCAATTCTCTGATTGATGACAACAACACTATAACAGTGGTTACACTTTCACAGCAGCTGGAGGATATTGTAGGACAGAATATACAGAAGTCCATGCAGGGTTCTTTTCCGGCTATAGATCCTGATACTACAAGCAAAGTACTGGCCTCCATAAGAAAAGTACTGGATTCCGTATATTTTTATGACAATCAGCCGGTAATACTGGTATCTCCCAAAATTCGTGCAGCCTTCAGAAAGCTTATTGAAATGGTGTTTCCTTCAGTTAATGTTCTTTCATTGAATGAAATACCAAATGATGTGGAAATCAAAACAGAAGGAGTGGTTTCAATATAA
- a CDS encoding FliA/WhiG family RNA polymerase sigma factor, giving the protein MAISKESNIKEELVKRYLPLVKYIASRVIIGKTKYIEYEDLVSYGIVGLMDAINKFDEERGMKFSTYASIRIRGSMIDELRKNSPISKGAMDKLNRYNQAVETLQKELGREPTASEISQKLNISIKSMVEIENYINYISVVSLENLIFSDDDDIPIMGTIEDDKSPSPEKILEEKEELEYLTMALQLLNEKDNLILTLYYYEGLTLKKIGHILNVSESRVCQLHSRAIIHLRKAMSKLKYKA; this is encoded by the coding sequence ATGGCCATATCAAAAGAGTCAAATATAAAAGAAGAACTAGTAAAAAGATATCTTCCTCTTGTAAAGTATATTGCATCCAGAGTTATAATAGGAAAGACAAAATATATAGAATATGAAGATCTCGTGAGCTATGGCATAGTTGGACTTATGGATGCTATAAACAAATTTGATGAAGAGCGTGGAATGAAATTTTCAACTTATGCCTCAATCCGTATAAGGGGTTCAATGATAGATGAACTCAGAAAAAACAGTCCAATTTCAAAAGGCGCGATGGATAAACTCAACAGATACAATCAGGCTGTAGAAACTCTGCAGAAGGAACTTGGCAGAGAACCAACTGCTTCAGAGATATCTCAAAAACTCAATATTTCCATAAAAAGCATGGTTGAAATAGAGAACTATATAAATTACATATCCGTAGTATCCCTGGAAAATTTAATATTTTCAGATGATGATGATATTCCAATCATGGGTACTATAGAAGATGATAAAAGTCCGAGTCCTGAAAAGATACTTGAGGAGAAAGAAGAACTGGAATATTTGACTATGGCTCTGCAATTGCTAAATGAAAAGGACAACCTTATACTTACACTCTATTATTACGAGGGACTGACACTCAAGAAAATAGGACATATTTTAAATGTTTCAGAATCAAGAGTATGCCAGCTTCACAGCAGGGCAATCATACATCTTAGAAAAGCAATGTCCAAATTAAAATACAAGGCCTAG
- the fliQ gene encoding flagellar biosynthesis protein FliQ, with amino-acid sequence MSENMVIGIIKDSIQTGLLVSAPILLVAILVGLIISIFQATTQIQEQTLTFVPKLIAVAVVGLITGSWMLHQLVNFTERIFTYIAQITR; translated from the coding sequence ATGAGTGAGAACATGGTAATCGGAATTATAAAGGATTCAATACAGACGGGCCTTCTGGTATCGGCACCCATTCTTCTGGTTGCAATACTGGTTGGACTGATAATAAGTATATTTCAGGCTACTACCCAGATACAGGAACAGACACTTACTTTTGTGCCTAAACTCATTGCCGTGGCCGTAGTAGGACTTATTACCGGAAGCTGGATGCTTCATCAGCTTGTAAATTTTACTGAAAGGATTTTTACATATATAGCGCAGATAACCCGGTAG
- the flhF gene encoding flagellar biosynthesis protein FlhF, giving the protein MIIRRYKVKNMNEAITRIRYELGREAVIISQRKIRKGGFLGFFSKKILEVTAAVDNSRQKDDNSEEMRGSIEALKKAVGNKAKINSSKKIQPVYNPQNRNNDSLVEEVRKMRGMLDDMMNSKNVPVGKTKLQLRLESIDLDEAVIKKIMRNMEDAGDDGEESEKLDSIVAEMIKVENKPLENAVVLVGPTGVGKTTTIAKLAGRLSLIEKKKVGLITIDTYRIGAVEQLRTYADIMNIPFKVVISIKEMEKAIDSMKECDVVLVDTTGRSSKNKMQISELRAFIDKVNTNNIHLVISCTTKNRDIDVIVDGYRELNYSNIIITKLDETSTYGSILNIIEAAKKPVSFVTTGQNVPEDIKVMNSGELAKLVTGEDIIC; this is encoded by the coding sequence ATGATTATACGAAGGTACAAGGTCAAAAATATGAATGAAGCCATTACAAGAATCAGGTATGAACTCGGGAGAGAAGCGGTTATAATAAGTCAGAGAAAAATAAGAAAAGGGGGATTCCTCGGCTTTTTCTCAAAGAAGATACTTGAAGTTACAGCAGCAGTGGACAATTCGAGGCAAAAAGATGATAATTCAGAGGAAATGAGAGGAAGCATAGAGGCATTAAAAAAAGCTGTAGGTAATAAAGCAAAGATTAACAGCTCAAAAAAAATTCAGCCCGTATATAATCCCCAGAATAGAAATAATGACAGTCTGGTTGAAGAAGTCAGAAAAATGAGGGGAATGCTGGATGACATGATGAACAGCAAGAATGTACCGGTGGGGAAGACCAAACTTCAACTCAGACTGGAAAGCATTGATTTAGATGAAGCTGTAATCAAGAAAATAATGAGGAACATGGAGGATGCAGGGGATGACGGCGAGGAAAGTGAAAAACTTGACAGCATTGTAGCTGAAATGATAAAGGTTGAAAACAAACCACTTGAAAATGCAGTAGTTCTCGTAGGCCCTACAGGTGTTGGAAAGACTACTACTATTGCAAAGCTTGCAGGAAGACTGTCTTTGATTGAAAAAAAGAAAGTCGGGCTTATAACCATAGATACATATAGAATAGGTGCGGTAGAACAGCTGAGAACCTATGCCGACATAATGAACATACCATTTAAAGTAGTCATAAGCATCAAGGAAATGGAAAAGGCCATTGACAGCATGAAGGAATGTGATGTGGTTCTTGTTGACACAACGGGAAGAAGCAGTAAAAACAAGATGCAGATATCCGAGCTGAGGGCTTTTATAGACAAGGTAAATACCAATAATATACATCTGGTAATAAGCTGTACCACTAAAAATAGGGATATTGATGTAATAGTAGATGGATACAGGGAATTGAACTACAGCAATATAATAATAACAAAACTTGATGAGACCTCTACATATGGTTCCATATTGAATATTATAGAAGCGGCAAAGAAGCCTGTAAGTTTTGTAACTACAGGACAGAATGTTCCAGAGGATATCAAGGTTATGAATTCCGGTGAACTGGCAAAGCTTGTGACAGGAGAGGATATAATATGCTAG
- a CDS encoding fused FliR family export protein/FlhB family type III secretion system protein: MIDTLYFTALVLVSIRIFCFFALVPIFFPAGTPASVKVGLALVIAYILMPGINYSSINDINSTLPFIFNCLNEVSAGLTLGFLTNLCFSMVRFAGNVMDMQVGFAMMSMFDPSSSSNTTLLERLLYWFSMVVFLAVDGHHMLIRSIIESFNIIKLGNFFLAQGSINVIIKAFIEYFTIAVQIAAPIVLIILFTDLTMSLIARTVPQLNIMILGLPVKILVGLASFCLALPIFLKLVENSFNAIPDSMKGFYNTLPVLLVFAKDDKTEQATPRKKSDARKKGQIAKSKEIGLAVTLLASTLVIAVLGGYAGSQLGYTMRTFLNDYMRISLNYESLNKILFITIWRLAVVFLPLVLPILVMGVLANLVQTRGLMSFEPLKPDFTKLNPINGFKRMFSLRAVMELLKDTLIVVIVGYVGYKFIKDNYMYILTLGQLNVQAVAKAVGSLAVSIFFRITLILIVIAIIDYMFQIFQYNRDLKMSKQEVKEEYKQDEGDPQIKGKIKQKQREIAMRRMMQEVPKATVVVTNPTHVAIALKYEDGQNAPVLVAKGLDAVALRIKQVAKDNKVPIFENRTLARLIFKQVEIDQEIPVDMYQTVAEILALVYKMR; encoded by the coding sequence GTGATAGATACTTTATATTTTACGGCACTGGTGCTTGTATCCATAAGGATATTTTGCTTTTTTGCACTGGTACCTATATTTTTCCCTGCAGGAACTCCGGCATCGGTAAAGGTAGGACTTGCATTGGTAATAGCCTATATATTGATGCCTGGTATAAATTATTCTTCCATAAATGATATAAATAGTACCCTGCCGTTTATATTCAACTGTCTGAATGAAGTATCTGCGGGACTTACCCTTGGTTTCTTGACAAATCTCTGTTTTTCAATGGTGAGATTCGCGGGTAATGTTATGGATATGCAAGTGGGTTTTGCAATGATGAGTATGTTCGATCCTTCCTCAAGCAGCAATACTACCTTGCTTGAGCGCCTTCTGTACTGGTTCAGCATGGTGGTTTTCCTTGCAGTTGATGGACATCATATGCTTATAAGGTCCATAATAGAGAGTTTTAATATAATAAAGCTTGGAAACTTTTTCCTGGCACAGGGATCTATTAATGTGATAATAAAGGCATTTATAGAGTACTTCACTATTGCGGTGCAGATAGCTGCACCTATAGTCCTGATAATTCTGTTTACCGATTTGACAATGTCGCTTATTGCCAGAACTGTTCCCCAGTTGAATATAATGATACTGGGACTTCCAGTTAAAATTCTGGTGGGACTTGCATCTTTCTGCCTGGCACTCCCGATATTCTTGAAACTTGTGGAAAATTCATTCAATGCAATACCCGATTCCATGAAGGGATTTTACAATACCCTTCCTGTGCTTCTCGTATTTGCAAAAGATGATAAAACGGAACAGGCAACACCGAGGAAAAAAAGTGATGCAAGGAAGAAGGGGCAGATTGCAAAAAGCAAAGAAATAGGTCTGGCTGTAACGCTGCTTGCATCAACTCTGGTTATTGCAGTTCTCGGTGGATACGCAGGATCACAGCTTGGTTATACAATGAGGACCTTCCTCAATGATTACATGAGGATTTCCCTAAACTACGAAAGTTTGAACAAGATATTGTTCATAACTATATGGAGACTGGCAGTTGTTTTTCTGCCGCTTGTCCTTCCAATACTTGTAATGGGTGTGCTTGCAAATCTGGTGCAGACAAGGGGACTCATGAGCTTTGAACCTTTAAAACCGGATTTTACAAAGCTGAATCCTATAAATGGATTCAAGAGGATGTTTTCACTTAGAGCTGTAATGGAGCTTCTGAAGGACACTTTGATAGTTGTAATAGTAGGATATGTAGGTTATAAATTCATAAAAGACAATTATATGTACATATTGACTTTGGGACAGCTAAATGTACAGGCTGTAGCAAAGGCTGTAGGAAGTCTTGCTGTAAGTATATTTTTCAGGATAACCCTTATTTTGATTGTCATTGCAATTATAGATTATATGTTTCAGATATTCCAGTACAACAGGGATCTTAAAATGTCCAAACAGGAAGTCAAAGAAGAATACAAGCAGGATGAAGGAGATCCCCAGATAAAGGGAAAGATAAAGCAGAAGCAGAGGGAAATTGCAATGAGGAGAATGATGCAGGAGGTTCCCAAAGCTACTGTGGTAGTTACAAACCCTACACATGTAGCTATAGCACTTAAATATGAAGATGGACAGAATGCACCTGTTCTCGTAGCAAAGGGGCTGGATGCCGTAGCTCTCAGGATAAAACAGGTGGCAAAGGACAACAAAGTGCCGATATTTGAAAATAGGACACTGGCACGGCTTATATTCAAGCAGGTTGAAATTGATCAGGAAATACCAGTGGACATGTACCAGACAGTAGCTGAGATACTGGCTCTGGTTTACAAGATGAGGTGA
- a CDS encoding flagellar hook-basal body complex protein encodes MLRAIWNSTSAMNAQQEKLNSISNNLANVNTTGYKSENVNFQDLMYETLDRRGYPVNQNSDTKLISGDGSKTSQWIRNTQEGSLVETGKKTDLAIDGQGFFRVTLANGQAAYERAGDFIVDSAGTLVDQSGNRVNMVLENGARAGELTKDNFLVDKEGYVYIQNGDQDVLYGKINVYNVVGDDSMISIGNNLYSPKPGARIYQNNDVSIQQGFLEQSNVDVGKEMSEMILSQRAFELSAKALSTSDEMWGLINSMKR; translated from the coding sequence ATGCTTAGGGCAATATGGAACAGTACAAGTGCAATGAATGCTCAGCAGGAAAAATTAAATAGTATATCAAACAATTTGGCGAATGTCAATACTACCGGATACAAATCCGAGAATGTGAATTTTCAGGATTTGATGTATGAAACTCTCGACAGAAGAGGATATCCTGTAAATCAAAATTCTGATACAAAGTTGATAAGCGGAGATGGCTCAAAAACTTCACAATGGATCAGAAACACACAGGAGGGAAGTCTTGTTGAAACCGGCAAAAAAACAGATCTGGCCATAGACGGGCAGGGTTTTTTCAGAGTTACCCTTGCAAACGGGCAGGCAGCCTATGAAAGGGCAGGAGATTTTATTGTAGATAGTGCTGGTACACTGGTTGACCAGAGTGGAAACAGGGTCAATATGGTCCTTGAAAATGGTGCACGTGCAGGTGAACTTACAAAGGATAACTTTCTTGTGGACAAAGAGGGATATGTATATATACAAAATGGGGATCAGGACGTATTATATGGAAAGATAAATGTCTACAATGTTGTTGGAGATGATTCAATGATATCCATAGGGAACAATTTATATTCTCCAAAGCCGGGAGCCCGGATATACCAAAATAATGATGTATCCATACAGCAGGGATTTCTTGAACAGTCGAATGTTGATGTGGGAAAGGAAATGTCGGAGATGATACTCTCCCAGCGTGCTTTTGAATTGAGCGCCAAGGCATTGAGCACGTCAGATGAGATGTGGGGGCTTATAAACAGCATGAAAAGATAA
- a CDS encoding flagellar brake protein, with protein MDCNIEFRVNSKIEIEMEDGFYKSNIQDVGEDTIGISIPVNEGKYLPLRRGDSIRCIYFHKKQKQMYSFDTVVTSRRIDRVLIIDIKKPENIRFYQRRNFVRVPMTMDILCAIVPTVKDSKHLDDQIDFFNATSLNISGGGMKLSIDIGLERRFSYGKILLLTIPAGNENITVKGRLVRIDRDIKKRKLICGVSFINIDEKNREKIIALVFRIMREQVKKRTREDE; from the coding sequence ATGGACTGCAACATTGAATTTCGAGTGAACAGCAAAATAGAAATTGAAATGGAAGATGGTTTTTACAAGAGCAATATACAGGACGTGGGGGAAGACACTATAGGAATAAGTATTCCGGTAAATGAAGGTAAATACCTTCCACTTAGAAGAGGTGACAGCATAAGATGCATATATTTTCATAAAAAGCAAAAGCAGATGTATAGTTTTGATACGGTTGTAACTTCCCGAAGAATAGACAGGGTTCTCATAATAGATATTAAAAAACCTGAGAATATTAGATTCTACCAGAGAAGAAATTTTGTGAGAGTTCCAATGACTATGGATATACTATGTGCAATTGTTCCAACGGTTAAGGACTCAAAGCATCTGGATGATCAGATAGATTTTTTCAATGCAACGTCACTTAACATAAGTGGAGGGGGTATGAAACTTTCTATAGACATTGGCTTAGAGAGAAGGTTCTCATACGGAAAGATACTTCTGCTTACCATACCCGCTGGAAATGAAAATATAACAGTAAAAGGCAGACTTGTTAGAATTGACAGGGATATAAAGAAGAGAAAATTAATATGCGGTGTATCCTTTATAAATATAGACGAGAAAAACAGGGAGAAGATAATAGCACTTGTATTTAGAATTATGAGAGAACAAGTAAAGAAAAGAACAAGGGAGGATGAATAA
- the fliP gene encoding flagellar type III secretion system pore protein FliP (The bacterial flagellar biogenesis protein FliP forms a type III secretion system (T3SS)-type pore required for flagellar assembly.), protein MAVSILAIAVVVMASSTAYAAPDPSQAMPIPNINISMDNAGASTPQQYVQNIRLLIMLTVLTLLPSFIMMMTSFVRIIVVFGFLRNAMGTQQSPPNTVLVGLALFLTVYIMYPVYSTINSNALKPYMQNRITQEQAIEAGAKPLRSFMLRQTRQKDLKLFVDEAKLNYKVTADNAPLNVVIPAYVISELKTAFQIGFLIYIPFMIIDLVVASVLMSMGMFMLPPVMISLPFKLLLFVMVDGWYLLVKSLILSFS, encoded by the coding sequence ATGGCTGTTTCAATTCTGGCAATTGCTGTAGTTGTCATGGCTTCCAGCACCGCATATGCGGCACCGGATCCATCACAGGCAATGCCCATACCAAATATAAATATATCCATGGACAATGCAGGTGCCTCTACTCCACAGCAGTATGTTCAAAATATAAGACTGCTCATAATGCTGACGGTGCTTACCCTGCTTCCTTCTTTTATAATGATGATGACAAGTTTTGTGAGAATCATAGTGGTGTTCGGTTTTTTAAGAAATGCCATGGGAACACAGCAGTCACCTCCCAATACGGTATTAGTTGGACTTGCTTTGTTCCTGACTGTGTACATAATGTATCCTGTATATTCAACTATAAATTCAAATGCCCTCAAGCCGTATATGCAGAACAGAATTACGCAGGAGCAGGCGATAGAGGCTGGTGCAAAGCCTCTCAGAAGCTTCATGCTCAGACAGACAAGACAGAAGGATCTGAAATTGTTTGTAGACGAGGCTAAATTGAACTACAAGGTAACAGCGGACAATGCACCTTTGAATGTAGTTATTCCCGCATACGTAATAAGTGAACTCAAGACTGCTTTTCAAATAGGATTTTTGATATACATACCTTTTATGATAATAGATCTTGTGGTGGCAAGTGTCCTCATGTCCATGGGAATGTTCATGCTTCCACCTGTAATGATATCACTTCCATTTAAATTGTTGTTGTTCGTTATGGTAGATGGCTGGTATCTGCTTGTAAAATCGCTGATTTTGAGCTTTTCGTGA
- a CDS encoding MinD/ParA family protein has protein sequence MLDQAEKLRKLAEESQKSDVKNSSSSKPVIITVTSGKGGVGKSNFVVNAAICLQKMKKKVLIFDADMGMGNDDLLMGFLPKYSVYDIMFKDKTIEDVIIKGPFGIQLLPGGTGIPKFGDADDEKRNSFIKKLSKLENLDYIIMDTGAGINKTVLGFINCCDELFVITTPEPTALMDAYSLVKAVDHFKIKDSANVIINKVASRKEGAKTFDKFNAAVCRFLDIKLNYLGCISEDRKIVQAVRKQIPFIINYPVSDASKDVNFIVNKLIGVKSAENQSGVQELFKKIFNIFS, from the coding sequence ATGCTAGATCAAGCGGAAAAGTTAAGAAAACTTGCAGAGGAAAGCCAAAAATCAGATGTGAAAAACTCAAGCAGTTCAAAACCTGTCATAATTACAGTTACTTCCGGGAAGGGCGGAGTCGGAAAGAGCAATTTTGTTGTAAATGCAGCCATATGTCTGCAGAAGATGAAAAAAAAGGTGCTGATATTTGATGCAGATATGGGAATGGGAAATGACGATTTACTTATGGGATTTTTACCTAAATACAGTGTATATGATATAATGTTTAAAGATAAGACTATTGAAGATGTAATAATAAAAGGACCTTTTGGTATACAGCTGCTGCCTGGTGGAACGGGAATACCAAAATTTGGTGATGCAGATGATGAAAAAAGAAACAGCTTTATTAAAAAACTTTCAAAGCTTGAAAATCTCGATTACATAATAATGGATACAGGAGCTGGTATAAATAAAACAGTACTTGGCTTTATAAACTGCTGTGATGAACTGTTTGTAATTACTACACCTGAACCTACTGCGCTTATGGATGCCTATAGTCTGGTAAAGGCTGTAGATCATTTTAAAATCAAAGATTCTGCCAATGTGATTATAAACAAGGTTGCAAGTAGGAAAGAAGGCGCAAAAACTTTTGACAAGTTTAATGCCGCTGTATGTAGATTCCTGGACATCAAACTCAATTATCTAGGCTGCATATCGGAAGACAGAAAAATAGTACAGGCAGTTAGAAAACAGATTCCATTTATAATAAATTACCCTGTATCAGATGCATCAAAAGATGTGAACTTCATAGTAAATAAATTGATTGGTGTCAAATCAGCTGAAAATCAGAGTGGAGTTCAGGAGTTATTCAAGAAGATTTTTAATATTTTTTCGTAA